From the genome of Rubripirellula reticaptiva:
CCCCTTGGTGACACCCTCGACCATGTTGGCAAGGACTGCACGGGTAAGACCATGCAACTCGCGTGAAGTTCGCTCGTCGTTTGATCGCTTGACGACCAACTGTTTGCCGTCTTCATCGACCGATACGGACACTTCTGGCCGGTGTTCGAACGACAACTTGCCTTTGGCACCTTCGATTTCGACGGTGCGGCCGGACAACGATACTTTCGCACCGCCCGTGACTTCGACTGGCTTATTTCCAACGCGACTCATGTCTAATGCTTTGTTTCAATCAGGTTTGTTTTGTCTTCGTGTCGTCAGTCGTCGTAACACCGACGACTCATGTGCTTAGGCGATTTCGCAAAGCACTTCGCCGCCGAGATTGTCCCGACGGGCTTCGCGATCACTCAAAACACCACGGCTGGTGCTGATGATGCGAATTCCCAAACCGCCAAGGACTGGCTTCAGCTCCTTGCCACGGCTGTAAAGCCGACGACCAGGAGAGCTGACGCGTTTGATCGTTTGGATCACACGTTCGCCGTTAGGGCCATACTTGAGTTCTAGGCGAAGGGTAGCCGATGGGTTTTCCTCATCGATCTCCTTCCAGTCCCAGATGAAACCTTCGCGTTTTAGCACGTCGGCAATACCGCGTTTGAAGCGGCTGGTCGGAATATCGACGTACGGCTTTTCGACACGCACAGCGTTACGAATCCGGGTCAACATGTCGGCAATTGGATCAGTCATCATAATGTTTGTCAGCTCCCCTGTTGAACCTTATTACCAGCTGGCCTTGCGAACGCCTGGGATCAATCCCATGTTTGCGTTCTCGCGGAAACAGATGCGACACAGCCCGAACTTTCGGTAAACCGATCGAGGACGTCCACAAAATTTGCAACGGTTCTCTTTGCGAGAACTGAACTTCGGCGGACGCTTCGACTTCGCGATTTTCGATTTACTTGCCACAGGGTGACTCAGGTTTCTTGTTACAGGTCCAATGATTGTTTAGTAGAACCGATGGAAGACCCATCGGTTATGCAGCGCCGCTTGCTTTCTTCTCAGCTTTGAACGGCATGCCGAACAAAGTCAAAAGCTCGCGAGCTTCGTCGTTGGTCTTCGCGGACGTCACGATTGTGATATTCATCCCTTGCGGGCGGGTGAACTTATCCGGATTTAACTCCGGGAACACCAATAGTTCGGTCAAACCGAGTGTGTAGTTACCGCGTCCATCGAACGCTTTGCGGTTGATCCCGCGAAAGTCACGTACCCGTGGCAAAACGATCGAAACCAAGCGGTCCATGAACTCGTACATCCGTTGACGACGAATCGTGACCATGCAGCCAATTGGCATGCCTTCACGCAAACGGAAGTTCGCGATCGACTTGCGAGCAAGCGTTGTCACTGGTTTCTGACCAGCGATCTCGGTCATGGCTTCGTAAGCCAAGTCAAGAATCTTCTTGTCACCAATGGCCTGGCCGACGCCCATGTTCAGGGTGATCTTTTCCAGTCTTGGAATCTGGTGAGGATTCTTGTATCCGTTCTTCTCCACCATCGCTTTGCGAATGGTGTCCTCGTAACGGACCTGCATGCGGGGTTTTTCGGACATCGAAATTTCAGTGTTCAGTTATCGGTGTTTTGTTGTTAGCGTTGGAAAATACAACGCCGTAAAACAGTTTTCTCTCAGCCGGTTATCAGCATCAAGAAACCAGATCAGTCTTTCTTCGCGTGCTGTGCTCGTGCCGGGGCGATTTTGCCGAGGCTGTTGCCAGACTTCTTTGCGTATCGTTCTTTGCTGCCGTCGGCGAGGAATCGTACACCAACGCGTGTCTTTCCGCCATCCTTTGGGTCCACCAACATCACGTTGCTGGCTGCAATTGGCATTTCTTTGTTTAGACGGCCACCCTGAGGGTTCTTTTGGCTGCGACGAACGTGCTTCCACACCTTGCCAGCTCCCTCGACAACCAACTTGTTGGCTGTGCGATCGATCTTCAAGATCTTACCGCGATGCCCTTTGTCGGCACCGGCGATCACTTCGACTTCGTCGTCAACACGGAAATTCATGGCGGGTAGGTTTTAGGTAACAGGTTTCAGGTTTCAGGATTTAAAGCGGTGATGAGCTTGGCGACACCAGTGAGCAAAAACAAAACTTGTTCCCTCTCACCTGTACGCTGTTGCCTCTCCTCTTAGACCACTTCGTTGGCAAGCGAAACGATCTTCATGAAGCTACGATCTCGCAATTCGCGAGCAACCGCACCGAAGATCCGCGTTCCGCGGGGGCCTTTGTCTTTGTCGATCAAAACGACTGCATTGCTGTCGAATTTGATGTAACTTCCGTCTGGACGGCGGGTTGGCTGTTTTGTGCGAACGATCACCGCTCGAACGATCGCCTTTTTCTTGACTTCGCTGCCCGGAATAACGCTCTTAACGCTACACACGATGATGTCACCTAAGCCAGCCACTCGGCGGCGGCTGCCACCAAGGACCTTGATGCACATCACTTGGCGGGCGCCAGTGTTGTCAGCTACGTCGAGTCGGGTTTCTTGTTGAATCATTTTCGTTTGTCTTGTTTGATCTTTTCTAGCGGCCTTCGTAGGCCAGGACTCACCCTGGCAACTTCAATGTGCCAGGGCAAGTCCTGGCCTACTTCAGCATTATGCTTCGCTCGATTCTTCGCCACCGGCAGCGGCAACGGCTTCAAGTTCAGCTTGCTTACGAGCAGCACGCAGTGCAGCAACGTCAACTTCGGTGCTCTTTTCAAGCACACGAACCAAACGCCATCGCTTCAGCTTCGACAATGGCTCGGATTCGATGATCTCCACGCGATCACCCGTTCCGGACTCGTTGTTCTCGTCATGGACGTGGCAAACGGTACGGCGACGAATGTATTTTTTGTACTTCGGGTGCTTGACCAAACGGGCAATTTCGACACGACGAGTTTTACTCATCTTGTCACTGGTCACGATTCCGGAGACGACGCGCTTGGGCATGGAACTTCTGTCCGAGGTTTCTTAGTCTGGTGTTTCTTTGTCTAGCAGCGGTTCTGCTACTACTTGGCGGTTGCCGTTTGACGTTGCGTTTGAATCGTTTTGATCCGGGCAATCGTGCGACGGTTTTTCATGATCTCGCTGGGCGTGTTTAGACGCTCAGACTGCGACTGGAATCGCAAGCGGAACAGCGTTTGAGCTGCCTCTTTCGAGGTTGCTTCCAACTGCTCGTCACTCATCTCGCGAAGTTCAGTGATGTTGCTCATGGCAGGGTTATATCAGTTTGCAGGTGTCAGGTTTGCAGGAAATAAATGACAGGCACGGTGGGGATCGGCCGGTTTGACCGTAAAGCAGATCCCAAATACCTGTTACCTATCTCGTTACGCCGGACGTCGTTCGACGAATCGAACCTTAACCGGCAACTTGCTCGCTAGACGAGCGAAACAGACCTTGGCCTGTTGTTCAGTCACACCACCGAGCTCATAGAGAATCGTTCCCGGCTTTACGACCGCGGCCCAGAAGTCAGGCTCACCCTTACCTTTACCCATCCGAGTTTCCAGCGGTGTGCTGGTTACGGACTTGTCGGGAAAGACTCGAATGTAAAGCTTGCCTTCGCCACGGACGTATTGCTGAGCAGCAATCCGTCCCGCTTCAATTGTTGTCGCTTTGATCCAGCCGGCGTCCATAGATTGGATACCATAGTCACCAAAGACGACCGTATTGCCGCGAGTCGCACTACCTTTTATGCGACCTCTTTGGCTTTTTCGATGCTTGACCCGTTTGGGCATCAACGCCATCGTTTTCGTCTCCGTAAGTTCCTTGGTTGATCCACACTTGAATCCCGATGTGCCCCTGTGGCGTCATCGCTTCGGTGAATCCGTAATCGATTTTTGCTTGCAGCGTGCTCAATGGAATCGAACCCGCGATTTGTTTTTCTCGTCGAGCCATTTCCGCACCGCCGAGTCGACCCGCCAACTGAACCTTGATGCCCTTTGCACCAGCGTCCATGGTCGTTTCGAGCGTACGCTTCATTGTCCGGCGGAAGCTCGACCGTTTGGACAATTGTTGGGCGATGTCCAAGGCAACAAGCTGGGCTTGTAGCTCGGGACGACCGACCTCTTCAACTTTCAGGTTGATTCGACGACCAATCAAGTTCTGCAGTTCAGCCTGCAGGATCTCGATTTCTTGGCCCTTCTTGCCGATAATCAAGCCGGGACGAGCGACGTACATCATTACGCGAACTTCGTCGCGAGTACGCTCAATCTCGATCCGATCGATACCAGCACTCTTGTATTGAGTCTTCTTTGGGTGGTTGGTGATAAAGTTACGCAACTTGCGATCTTCTACCAACAAATCAGCGAAGTCTTTCTTGGACGCATACCACCGGCTGGTCCACCCACGGGTGACACCAGTACGGAAAGCGATTGGGTGAACTTTTTGGCCCATGAGGGACTCGTTGTCTTCTTAAGGGATTCGTTTGCGGTTAAATCAGACTTCGTCAATCGGCGTCACAGCGACGCGAATGTGACTGCTTCGTTTCTTGATCATGAACGCGGTGCCTCGAGCACGCGGTCGAATACGCTTGAACATCGGTCCCGCGTCAACGCAAACTTCCGTTAGCACCAGTTCTTCGATGCGGTGACTTCGGCCGTTGTTTTGATCAGGGTCTTGAGCGTTGCCCACCGCACTTTGGATGACCTTTTCCAGCATGCGAGCGCCACGTTGCGGTTGATACTTCAGCGTATCAAGTGCTTCGTCAGCGTACATGCCACGGACCAGGTCGGCCACTAGGCGAATTTTTTGGGCGCTCATGCGAGCGCCTTTGTGTGATGCTTTGTAAGTTGCCATTTTCTTTGACGCAAGAATTACTTCTTGCCTCCCTTGCCGCTGTGTCCCTTGAAGGTCCGCGTTGGAGCGAACTCACCAAGTTTGTGGCCAACCATGTCTTCGCTCACCAAAACTTTGATGTGCTTACGACCGTCGTGGACCATGAAAGTCTTGTTGATGAACTCGGGCACAATCGTGCAAGCACGCGCCCAAGTTTTAATCGGTTCGGTTCCGCCGCCCTCGATCTGTTTCTGCACTTTAAAGAACAGTTTTGGATCGACGTACGGGCCTTTTTTAAGACTACGACTCATGACGGATAGGTTTCAGGTTTCAGGATTCAGTTGACAGGTTTTTAGCGAGCTGTTTACGGCTTAGTGCAGCTTAAGCTGGCCATAGCGACGGCTCTTGCGTCGACGCACGATCGAGCTATTGCTTGCCTTGCGTCGTTGACGCGTCGAGCCGCCCTTAGCGCTCTTGCCCTGCGGGCTAACTGGGTGACGGCCACCCTTGGTTCGGCCTTCACCACCACCGTGCGGGTGGTCGATCGGGTTCATGGTGGTACCGCGAACGTGAGGACGACGGCCGAGCCAACGGGCACGACCAGCCTTACCCAAACGAACCTTCATGTGTTCTGTGTTGCCGACCTGTCCGATGGTCGCGCGGCAGGTGCTTGGCACGCGGCGAATTTCGCCACTTGGAAGCGATAGTTGGGCCCAGTCGGCTTCGCGAGCCATCAACGTGGCGTACGTTCCGGCCGAGCGACACATCACTGCCCCGCGACCTGCACGCAACTCGATGCAGCAAACACTGGTGCCAAGCGGAATATTTTTCAGCGGCAAGCTGTTGCCAACGGTTGGCGGTGCCTCCGGCCCATTTTGGACCTTGTCGCCGGCTTTCATGCCAGCGGGAGCAACCACGTAAACCTTCTCGCCGTCGGTGTACTTCAGCAACGCAATCCGAGCCGAGCGGTTCGGGTCGTATTGCACCGAATCGACACTCGCGACGACACCGTCTTTGGCCCGTCGGAAATCGACCACACGATACATCTGCTTGTGTCCGCCACCACGGTGGCGAGCAGTGATCTTGCCTTGGTTGTTGCGGCCACCAGTTTTCTTTTGCCGTTTCAGCAGTGACCGTTCGGGCTTGTAGCCCTTGGTCAAATCAGCAAAGTCGCTGACCGACGCATTTCTGCGTCCGGCGCTGGTCGGCTTGTAGATTCGAATGCCCATTTTGGCAGATCTCAGATGTCAGGTATCAGGTTTTGGAAAGAAACGGTGCAGCGTGTCTTAAAGACTAGAAGAAGTCGATTCGATGATCTTCGTGCAGTTGCACGATTGCCTTCTTCCAGTCGGCGGTGCGACCGTATCGCATTTTGTAACGTCGCATCTTGCCCTTGCGGGTTTGAGTGCGAACCTTTTTCACTTTGACACTGAACAGTTCTTCGACCGCTGACTTGACGTCCAGCTTGGTGGCGTCGCGGTGAATTTGAAAAGCGTACTGGTTGTTTCGCGAGGCGCGGTGAACACCCTTTTCAGTGACCAGTGGACGCAGCAATACTTGATGCGATTCCAACTGAACACCTGGAGAGGGTTCGGCAACTTCGGCGGTTGTGTTGTCTTGAGTCATCGTTTTCTACTTCGCTTGTTGGTTTCAGTTCGCCGAGGTTTCGTGAACATTCGCGCTGAAGCTGCCGTCTTTGATTTGGTCTAGTGCTTCCCGCGTGATCAACATTCGCTTCGGCTTCAGCACCGACAACGCGTTCAATTCGCGGACTGGTTGAATCGCAACCCCAGTGATGTTGCGACCGCTCTTGTAGACCATAGGGTCGGTTGCTCCGGTCGCGACTAGGGTGGTCACGTTTTCCAGACCAAGTGCCTTCAATACGCCAGCCATCTTCTTGGTCGCAGGTGCATCGAAACTAAGCTTGTCGATTACAACGATTTCACCGTCATCGATTTTGGATCGAATCGCCATGCGAGTCGCCAATCGCAACGCCTTTTTGTTGAGGCGGTAGCTGTAATCGCGTGGCTTGATCGTGCGAGCAACACCACCACCGACTCGGACTGGCGAGCGACGACTACCGGCCCGTGCGTTGCCGGTGCCTTTTTGGCGGTACATCTTCTTGGTCGTTCCGGAAACCTGCCCACGGGTTCGCGTATTGTGCGATCCTTGGCGTTGGTTTGCTTGATACATAACCACGGCGTCGTGCAGCAGTTGCTTGTTGACGCGGTTTGCGAGCTGTTCGGTGTCGATTTCGTACTTGCCGACTTCGCTACCGGTTTCGCTGTAGACAGTTAATGATGCCACTGGATTAGCCTACCTTGTTCGTTTCGGAGATCGTTACAAATCCACCGTTAGGGCCGGGAACAGCACCGCGGACGAGAATCAAGTTGTTCTCGGCATCGACGCGAACCAATTCCAGGTTGCGAGAGGTTGTCTTGGCGTTGCCGTATTGGCCAGCCATTCGCTTGCCCTTGAACACGCGGCTCGGGTAAGCACTCATGCCGGTACCACCAGCGTGTCGGTGACACTTCTTTACACCGTGCGAAGCTCGTTGGCCGGCGAAATTGTGTCGTTTCATGACACCTGCGAAGCCGCGACCTTTGCTGGTGCCGGTCACGTCGACTTTTTTGACTTCGGCGAACTGGTCGACCGTAACGACCGCGCCCACTGCCAGTTCGGTGTTGCCACGGAACTCACGAACGAATCGCTGCGGTTCGCAGTCGGCCTTGGCTGAAATTTCAACGCCAGCGGACGATCGCTTCTTGGACCGCTTGCTTTCTAGCTTGGCGACGTGGCCGCGTTCTGAACGCTTTGCCAAGCGACGTGGCTTGTCTTCGAAACCTAACTGAACGGCTTGATAGCCATCGCGATCTTGACTGCGGACCTGCAGTACATGACAGGGACCGGCCTGAATCACGGTCACGGGGACTGCCCGGCCGTCTTCCAAGTAGATCTGAGTCATCCCGACTTTGCGGCCGAGGATTGATGGTGACATAGCTTCTCTTCGCTCCGGTTTTGCGGAGCGTCCGTCGTTCGTGTTGATTCCAAAGATTGCCCTAGTCGAACTTTCGATTAACTGGCGATCGTGCCGAAGTCGTTAGATTGCCGTCCTGAACGGACAGACAGTCGAACTGCCAAGGAGACCACCGCAAACCGAAGTTGTCGACCAGGCTTCCGTTCATCCGGAAACCACTCGTGAAGTAACTTCGCGTTGGTGTCGACTGTCCTGCGTTGCCAGGGCGGCAATGCCAAACAGCCGGTACAAAAAACTTACCAGCCTAAAACTACCGAGCAGACGCCTTGATTTTGATGTCCACTCCAGCCGGCAGGCTTAACTTATTTAGCGCTTCGATCGTCTTGGCTGTCGCCTGGACGATATCGATCAATCGTTTGTGTGTTCGAATCTCGTACTGTTGGCGAGACTTCTTGTTTACAAAAGGACCCGACAGGACCGTGTATCGCTCGATGCGAGTTGGCAACGGAATCGGGCCGTGAACCTCACTGTGGGTTCGCTTCACCGTGTCGACGATTTCTTGTGCACTCTGATCCAGGACGGCGTGATCGTACGCTTCCATACGGATCCGGATGACTTCGCTTGCTCCAGCAGACACTGATGGATGACCGGTATAAATGAGGTTGTAAACTTAAATCCACTAGCGACAGAATTGGCGGCTGTGAGTTGAACCTCACTGGCATCCGGCCCGAATCGCTAGCTCTGGCGAGCCAATCTCGCCATGGGAGAGCGGAAAATGTACGGTCGGTTGCTAAATGCGTCAACGGCTGTTCGGCTTTTGGTAAGAAAAGTTTTCGAATCAGTTCAGATACTTAGATGCGGCGGGGTAAATGACGGGGAATAGCGAGTTTGGCGGGGCGGTTTCGTCGTGGCCTTGGCGGGTTGTGATGATGGGGACGGCAGCAATTCCGCTGGGATTGTTGGTGGTCGCGGCGATGTTGACACCCGATCTGGACGGTTTGGGGACTCATCAGCAGCTGGGTTTGCCCCCATGCTCGATGCGAATGCTGTTTGGGATTCGATGTCCCGCGTGTGGAATGACCACGTCTTGGTCGCATTTCACGCGTGGGCAGTGGCCGAGCAGCTTGCAAAGTAATGTTGCGGGGTTTTTGTTGGCGGGGTTGGCGGTTGCCTTCTCTCCGTTTGCAATCCGGGCGGCCTATTCCGGGAAAATGCCGCCTTGGACGGCCCAGAAGTATGCGACGATCGCGCTGGTGGCGATCGGCATTGTTGCAGCCACCGAATGGCTTGCCCGCTTGGCCCTGGATTCCTAGATGGCAAACCAAGCTTCGCCGACCTAGTGTCGCTGGCTGGCTTGTTGCAGCCTCGCCGGCTTTTTTGAAATCAGTGTGGCGATGATTGGCGATTACTTCGTATGACGCGAAGTGAATACTCACTTTGAGCCGGATCCATGGAAGGAAATGTCGCAATGACGACTGCCAGCACTCAATTTACTGTCCTCGCTCGTCGCCGATTCTTTCAGGCTGCTGCCTTGGCTTCGGTCGGAGCCGTTTCGTTGGTTCAAACCGGATGCTTGGGATTGGCGTCGAATTTGATGCACGCCGTCGGGATGGACATGATCCCGGCCGAATACGAGGGGTTCGAAGGATCGACCGTGGCGATCATCACGTTGACCGACAGCAGCCAATACTCCAACGACGTGGCGGCTCGAGATCTGAGTCGCCGGGTCGGCGAAGTTTTCATGAAGAAGGTCAAAAAATGCCAGCTTGTCCGCGAGGACTTGGTCGAGCAGTGGCGTGACGAACACGGCATGGACTCGGTTGACTACCAGGCAATTGGAAAAGGCGTTGAGGCTGAGAAGGTCTTGGTGATTGACATGCATGACCTGAGGCTTCGTGACGGTGCAACGTTGTATCGCGGTCGCGCCGATGTTTCGCTAAGAGTGTTTGATGTTGAAACAGGCAACCTGGTGTACTCGAAATCGATGGACGAATACATGTACCCCACCTCCACCGGCCAGCACACGAGCGAGACCACCGAAACCAGGTTTCGGAAGCTGTATCTGAGCATGCTGGCTAACGAAATTGGCCGCTCTTTTCATCCCTACGATCTGAACGAGCGAATCGCGATCGATAGCAAAATCGCTAGTCAGTAAGTAGCGCCCTGGGGCGATGTCATCATGTTTCGCCTCGCTGGATTGCACCGGAATGCACCGGAGTTTTACGGTGCACGTTATGGAGGTGGCGTTACTAGCGTGCTGCCATCGCGTCAATGCTGCTGAGCATTTCAGGGTTCACTTCCAGCATCGATAACATGTCGGGAGCAGCCGGTCGAATCGGGTTACCCGGTCCTCGCAGTGATCTCAGAAACGTCAGCACCAATTCCTGGTCAGCTTTCGAGAGTGTTCGGTACTGAGTCGCTGACTGGGCCGACTCTCCACCGTGCCAGCGAATGGCTGCATCGAGTGTTTCGGCGCGGCCGTCGTGCAGATAAGGTGCCGTGTCGGCGACACCCCACAGCGGCGGTGTTCGCCATTCTCGCTGAAGAACGTCCCAGTAAAGTGTGCCGCCTTCGGTGACCGAATCCGGCAACGATCCGCGAGGAAATTTCGGTGTTTCAAGCGACTCGAACGGGTAGGGTGATGGTGAACCGCCGCCACCGTAGTACCCCGACGCAGACGCGGCTGCGAGTGTGCGGCGAGCTTGGTTCGGGGGCGATGCTTGGATGGTTGGTGACGGGCTAAACGTCGGTAGACGCATCACGGGTGCCGAGGCTCGGCTAGCGCTAAATCGACCGAAAACGCCCACCGACGCAGGCGACGGCGCTTGCAGCCACGCTCCCATGTCGTGCAGCAGTAGGTCGCTGTAAACGCCTGACGCGGGCATCATATTTTGAATGTGGCAATCGCTACAGCCGATTTGCGAGAACAGTTTTGCGCCCGCGGAAGCTTCGGGTGATCGATGCGGAACGGGCGGCGGTGGTAACGATTCCACATACCGAACCAACGACACAAGTTGGTTGCGGGTCAGGTCCATTCCGTGGCTCTGGTAGGTCGGGTCGGCAACGTCCTCGGGTTGGTTGGTGCCAGGAACTTGTAGGCCAAGTTCACCTGCGCACGCACCCTGAACGAAGTCGGCAAGCGATGGTGTTTGTCCTCGCCAGCCGAATTTTCCGGCGCCGAGACGACCGCTAATTCGGCCATTGGTTCGGCGAAACTGAGCTCGCATGACACCCTCCAATTTCGTCTGGCTGATTTGGTCAATCAGCGACAATCCGTGTAGCGCCGGTGAATTTCGCTGGCTCAGGTAGAAATCAATATTGTCATAACGACCAGCGACGACGGGTTGGTTTCCGATGGCATCGGACGTTCGGGATTCGCTGGAAAACCAGGTAGGATCGAGTCCGCCAGGTATGTGTTTTTCGATTCTCTGGCGAATGGAGTCGTAACCGGGCCGTGCGGATTGTTCGTGAACGACGACGTCCATTGCTAGTTGGCCGCTGGCCGCGATGACCGGTGGAAACAAGTGCTTCAGTCTTGATTCGACTTGGTCGGTCAATTGTTTCCGCTCGTCGTTGTCGAGGCTCCCTACGAATCGATTGCCGGCGAGCTGGTCGATGAATCGGTTGCGCGGATCCAGTGTCAGCAACGTCACGTTTCGGTCGACGCCGGACGCACCGCCGTTTTGATGACAACTTTCGCATGACGTCGCGTTGAACATTGGGCCTAGCCCGTCACCTGAACTTGCCCACCGCATGGCTGCAAATTGCGCATCTGGTAAGTTGCCTTGCTCGATCGGAGCGGCGCTTTCGTGCGTCCATTCGCGTTGGAAAATCTCGCGACCCTGGTTGATCTGGGGTTCTGTTCCAAGCGGTTCGGCGGCGCTGGCTTGTCCGCCGGTTTGCGCTGTGATCGTGGCAAAGCCAGCAAGCCACGTGGCTAGGCCCATCGCGGCTTGTCGGCATTTTGCCCGACAAGCCGTTGACTGCCAAAGAGTTTGCGAATGTCGCATTGAACTGGTCCTCTGAACGGGTGATGAGAAAGGACTCTGGTGAACCTGTTATGGCGGGTTGCGTCGCGCAGTGCAAACTTTTTTACCTTGCGATGGGTGATTGCTAGGCGTATACCCGAAGGAAGAGTCTTGAACATCACCTCCGATTTGCCCCAGTTTGCGCAGTTGCTCATGTCGCGTTTCTTTTTTGGAATGATTGTTGGCGCGTCGATGCTTTATGTCGCGATGCACTTTCACGTGGTTCGTGGCAAGCAAGGTGTCTTCTTGGTTTCCAAAATCAGCAACAATTTGTCCGACGTCTACGTCGATACTCGCGAGTTTTCGCTTTCGGATTGGCAGCAACACAAGCCGCTAGCTGCGGCGATTATGAAAAGCAATCAGACTCAGCTGCTAGAAGACTCGTCGCTGACCAGTTTTCGCTCTTCGGTTTCCGGACTGGTCGACGGTCTGTTTGGCGATCGCTAAACCATGCCCGCGGGGCCTCCCACACGGTTCGTCTTGCGCGATTGGAATCTTCGTTGCAATCTGTCCATTTTCCAATCGCGTCTAGATTCCCGCGGCAGAGGTCGATTCTGTTCTTAG
Proteins encoded in this window:
- a CDS encoding di-heme oxidoredictase family protein, whose translation is MRHSQTLWQSTACRAKCRQAAMGLATWLAGFATITAQTGGQASAAEPLGTEPQINQGREIFQREWTHESAAPIEQGNLPDAQFAAMRWASSGDGLGPMFNATSCESCHQNGGASGVDRNVTLLTLDPRNRFIDQLAGNRFVGSLDNDERKQLTDQVESRLKHLFPPVIAASGQLAMDVVVHEQSARPGYDSIRQRIEKHIPGGLDPTWFSSESRTSDAIGNQPVVAGRYDNIDFYLSQRNSPALHGLSLIDQISQTKLEGVMRAQFRRTNGRISGRLGAGKFGWRGQTPSLADFVQGACAGELGLQVPGTNQPEDVADPTYQSHGMDLTRNQLVSLVRYVESLPPPPVPHRSPEASAGAKLFSQIGCSDCHIQNMMPASGVYSDLLLHDMGAWLQAPSPASVGVFGRFSASRASAPVMRLPTFSPSPTIQASPPNQARRTLAAASASGYYGGGGSPSPYPFESLETPKFPRGSLPDSVTEGGTLYWDVLQREWRTPPLWGVADTAPYLHDGRAETLDAAIRWHGGESAQSATQYRTLSKADQELVLTFLRSLRGPGNPIRPAAPDMLSMLEVNPEMLSSIDAMAAR